The genomic interval GTTCTCGCAGGTTGTGGCTCAATTTCAAGGCGGGGATACCGGTGTGGGGTACATCGATTCGTCAATTGTTCGCAACCAAATTCGGTTTCGCTACGACTCGGCGTACGATAGTCCTACTCCCTATCGAGCGGAATTTCTCTATCCCAAGTCCTCTGCACCCATTGGCGGAGTCGCTGATCCGAACGCACCGGGACCTCCGTTGCCAGAAACCGGAATCGATTTCCAGGAATTTCGTTTCTACGCCGAATCACTGCTCGTCGACGATCTGATCTCCGGATTCATTGAAGTTCCTTTTCGCTTGATCAATCCCGATGTCAATGAGAACGCCGCAGGCATATCGGATATCCAGTTGGGTTTGAAAGCGGCCTTATTGACCAGCGACCAAGAGTATCTCACCTTTCAATTCCGGACGTCGTTTCCGACGGGCGATGGTTCCAAAGGACTGGGAACGGAGACCGTGCGTTTGGAACCAGGATTACTGTTCCTAAAACGTCTTTCGTCGGGCACGCTGATCGAAGGCGAAGTGCGAGACATCATTCCGATCGGGGGTACGAATTGGGCCGGCAACGTATTGCGTTATGGAGTAGGTGTCTCACAGCCCTGGTTCTTCAACGAATCTTATCGCTTTTCACCCGTTGTGGAGACGGTCGCTTGGTCCGTGCTCGGCGGCCGAGTCGGCAAGGGAATCAATACGCCGCTTGAACGAGTCGAAGACGCAAATACGACGATCGCGAACATCAAGGTCGGCGCGAGGCTCGACCTTCTCAGCTCGTCGCACGGCGACGGTTGGCATTCCATCTATCTCGGCTATGGTCGTGCACTGACCGGTGCGCAGTGGTACGACGACGTGATTCGGGCTGAAATCCGGCTCGCATTCTGATGGGCACTTCTATTGCTCAATCGGGACCGCCTCGGCCAAGGTCAACAATGCAATCGATGCCGGGATGTTCAAACCAGGTTTGTTAGAAAAAAGACAACAAGCCAACGTTCATTTCCGTCGGGCTCGTCCCGGCGGGATCACAACTGGTAGCTACCCATGGCCGACATTGCGACTGCAGTCCCTTGCTTTCCCCGCGAATCGCCTAAGGCGATTCGCGGGGAAAGCAAGGGAGAGCGTGGATCGCGTATTGCGTAGCTGCCAGTTGGCGCTCCGACCGGGGCAAGCCCAGCGGAAGCGAGAGGTACTGCCGGGGACAGGTACTGCCGGGGACAGAGCACTTCGCTCCTCGGCCACTTTACCGATGGCGGGGTCTTTGTTGACAAACCTCTGGGCTGGCCCTGTGTCAAGCAGAAAGCGAATCATTGCCCGTCCCCGAACATCTGCTCTCGCACCGCTTGGACATTGAATTCCGCAAACTTCCGATCGAAATCATCAGCCCGAATTATTCACCAAACACTTTTAGATTTTAGAGCCCCATCGCGAGATTCGTTGCGTTTAAGGAGTTATACAACGACTTCAAAACCGCAATGAGGATCACGCAATGGGTGAAAGCAAGACTAACATTCTTGAGCCTGAATTCATCCGTTCAATCAAGGTTCAAACCACGGATCATCGACTCACGTCCAACTCTGGCGTTATTCTCCTTCGCGAGGCAGATCATCGACTTGGAATACTCTCTTCCATCGCCCAGAATGTTGATGATCCCAGACGCGACGATCGTATCCGCTACACCATCACAGAATTGCTCCGAGAACGTAATACGCGATGGCCGTTGGCTATCGGCTCAAGATGATCTCGATCGTCTTGCACACGACCCTGCCTTTCGCGCTGCTGTCTGGGATCGCCCTGGTCAGAATGTCATCAACGAGCGGCTCGCCAGCCAACCGACCCAGTCACGGCTCATCAGCACCTTGACCGCGAACACTGGCAATCTTGAAGCGGTTCGCAATGGCCTTACACATTCTATCGAGCAACACATCAAAGCCTCTGGCAGTGGGCGGCGTGCTCGGCACGCAACGATCGATATCGATAGCTTTCCAATCGAAATCCACGGCAAGCAAAAAGGGGCCTCCTACAACGGCTACTACAACGGCTACTACAAGAAAACGGTTTACCATCCCCTGGTAGCTTCATTCTCGGTTGCTGGCGACTACGACAGCGGGCGCAGCGGCAAACGATTGGGAAATGGCTTCATCCACGCAACATTGCGTCAGGGGCAAGTGCACACGGCAAACGGTGTCAACCGATTCATTAACACCGTTCAAAAGCAGGCTTCAAAACTTGCGGTCAATGTGGACTACCCAATGGATGCGGGCTACACGATCCCATCTGTGATGGACTGCATGACTGACCGGAACTTGCGTTTTGTGGGGCGTCTGAAGGGGAATTCAAAACTAGACGCCCTCGCCGCCGAGCATGTCTATCGTCCTGCAGGGCGTCCACCTGAAGGCGGATACGAATACACCAGCTGGGTGCCTATCAAATCGATACATGGAAACATTCTCAACGGTTGATTCTCGTTGTCGTCGACAAGCCAGATCCTCAAACTGGCCAATTGGATTTAGTGCTCGCTATTTTTTCTTGGTAACCAATTGGCAGGAAGATCAGCGCAGTGCCGAGGAACTGTTGGCACACTACCGTCCACGAGGAACGTTTGAAGATCGCTTGGGAGAGTTCAATGCAGCAATCGGCCCTCATCTGTCGTCACAACCGTTCAAGGCGAACGAAGCAACGATGCTGCTTGGTCTGCTTTCATTCAACCTCAGTTCGATCTGCCGCAACGAATTGGAAGACGCAGTAGGCGGGTGCTGGGACCTGACGCGGTTCCAACTATTCATTTTGAAAATCGGTGGTGAGATTATCAAGCACAGTCGTCGAGCAGTGCTTCGCATCGCCGAGTCGGCTCAACCATTTTGGTCACGATTGATTGAACGATTTGAATCGTGGACATCGCCTAGAGACGCGACAACGACCGCTCCATCGCCACGCCCTTGGATGCCTCCACCGGCACATTCCCATCTGTGCGAAGTTTTACGCACGTGACGGAGCCCATCGCTGCGAAACACGAATTGGGGGTAGGGGGAACTGCGCTCCGAACGCAAAAAAATGCGTTAGAATCAGCATTCGCTACCGAGATCGAATCGAGTCAGACAAAAAACGATTCACCGACGTAGTTGGTGAATAATTCGGGTTCAAAGTACTTTTGTGGCTCGCATTAAGGAGATCCAACAGGAGAAGAAGTTACTCGCGGCATCCCAAGATGAGCTAGACCAACTCTTCGCCTCCCTCCAACACCTTGCGTTTCGAGGGGAACTTTCATGACGGCAAACGAGGGCACGCGATGAGCAATTTTGACTTCCTCACCTCCCACCATCAGCCGATGGGCGTTAGCCCCGGTTCCTACACGGTGGAAACTGACGCAACAAAAACCGCGGCTAA from Stieleria varia carries:
- a CDS encoding transposase; its protein translation is MIPDATIVSATPSQNCSENVIRDGRWLSAQDDLDRLAHDPAFRAAVWDRPGQNVINERLASQPTQSRLISTLTANTGNLEAVRNGLTHSIEQHIKASGSGRRARHATIDIDSFPIEIHGKQKGASYNGYYNGYYKKTVYHPLVASFSVAGDYDSGRSGKRLGNGFIHATLRQGQVHTANGVNRFINTVQKQASKLAVNVDYPMDAGYTIPSVMDCMTDRNLRFVGRLKGNSKLDALAAEHVYRPAGRPPEGGYEYTSWVPIKSIHGNILNG
- a CDS encoding transposase, with the translated sequence MGESKTNILEPEFIRSIKVQTTDHRLTSNSGVILLREADHRLGILSSIAQNVDDPRRDDRIRYTITELLRERNTRWPLAIGSR
- a CDS encoding transposase, with protein sequence METFSTVDSRCRRQARSSNWPIGFSARYFFLVTNWQEDQRSAEELLAHYRPRGTFEDRLGEFNAAIGPHLSSQPFKANEATMLLGLLSFNLSSICRNELEDAVGGCWDLTRFQLFILKIGGEIIKHSRRAVLRIAESAQPFWSRLIERFESWTSPRDATTTAPSPRPWMPPPAHSHLCEVLRT
- a CDS encoding DUF3967 domain-containing protein, whose protein sequence is MARIKEIQQEKKLLAASQDELDQLFASLQHLAFRGELS